Part of the Streptomyces sp. RFCAC02 genome is shown below.
GTCCCTGCCCCAGTAATAGGTCGCTCCGGTGAGCTCGTCGCACACCGGGAAGGGCTCGGCTCCGCCTTCCTGCGCGGGCGTGAGACCGCACCCCTGGAGTTGCGCCATATCCAACGAGATCGTCGCTTCGTGGGTGTGGTGCGGATCGAGGTTGACCACAGTCAGCACGCAGTCGGCGTGCGGTGTCCGGGACCGCTTGGAGTACGCCAGGATGTGCTCGTTGTTGGAGTAGTGGAAGTGCAGGTCGCGCAACTGCCGGAGCGCCGGGTGGCGCCGCCGCAGCTCGTTGAGGACGGTGATGAGCGGGGTGATGCTGCGCCCCTCCTCGTCGGCACGCGCCCAGTCGCGCGGCCTCAGCTCGAACTTCTCGGAGTGCGCGTACTCCTCGCTCCCGTGCGCCGCCGGCGTGTTCTCGCACAGTTCGTAGCCGGCGTACACGCCCCAGCTCGGGGAGAGCGTCGCGGCGAGCACGGCGCGCACCTCGAAGGCCGTGCGCCCCCCGTTCTGGAGGTACGCGTGCAGGATGTCGGGCGTGTTGACGAAGAAGTTCGGCCGCATGTACGCCGCCGCGTCGCCGCTGAGCTCCGTCAGGTACTCGGTCAGCTCGTGGCGGCTGTTGCGCCAGGTGAAGTAGGTGTAGGACTGCTGGAAGCCGATCCGGGCCAGGGTGTGCATCATCGCCGGCCGGGTGAACGCCTCGGCCAGGAAGATCACGTCGGGGTCGGTCCTGTTGATCTCGGCGATGACCTTCTCCCAGAACGCCACCGGCTTCGTGTGGGGGTTGTCCACGCGGAAGATCCGCACCCCGTGCGCCATCCAGTGGCGCAGCAGCCGCAGCGTCTCCCGGACGAGCCCCGCGAAGTCCTGCTCGAACGAGATGGGGTAGATGTCCTGGTACTTCTTCGGCGGGTTCTCGGCGTAGGCGATGGTCCCGTCCGCCCGCCTGCGGAACCACTCGGGGTGGGTCTTCACCCACGGGTGGTCGGGGCTGCACTGGAGCGCGAAGTCGAGCGCCACCTCGATGCCGAGGGCGGACGCCGTCGCCACGAAGTGGTCGAAGTCCTCCAGGGTGCCGAGGTCGGGGTGGACGGCGTCGTGCCCGCCGTCCGCCGAGCCGATCGCCCACGGGCTGCCCACGTCGTCGGTCCCGGCGGTGAGGGAGCCGCCGGGACCCTTGCGGAACGACGTGCCGATCGGGTGGATCGGCGGCAGGTACACCACGTCGAAGCCCATGCGGGCGATGGCGGGCAGGCGTTCGGCCGCGGTCCGCAGCGTGCCCGGGATCGGCGGCCTGCCCCGGCGCACCCTGGCGCCCTCGGAGCGCGGGAACATCTCGTACCACGAGCCGTACAGCGCGCGTTCCCGCTCCACGGTGAGCGGCAGGGGGCGCGAGGACGTGACGAGTTCGCGCAGCGGGAAGCGGTCGAGGACCGCGACGACGGCCGGGGCGGACGCGGCGGCGAGCCGGTCGGCCGGCGCGAGCGTCGTGTCCGCCAGCGCGCGCGCCGCCTCCTCGACGCTCGCGCGCCCCTCGCTCTTGGGCACTCCGGCCGCCGCGCGCCGGTGCAGTTCGGCGCCCTCGCGGAGCGTCAGCTCGACATCGACACCGGCCTCCACCTTGATGCGCGCCGTCCCGCGCCAGCCGGTGACCGGGTCGCCCCACGCCTCCACCGCGTACGTCCAGCGGCCCTCGCTGTCGGGTGTGATGTCAGCGCCCCAGCGGTCGGTGCCGGGGGCGAGTTCGCGCATCGGGGTCCACGGGCCGAGACGGCCCTTGGGATCGCGCAGCACGACGTTCGCGCCGACGGCCTCGGAACCCTCCCGGAAGACGGTCGCGCTCACCTGGAAGGTCTCGCCGGGAACCGCCTTCGCGGGGCGCCTGCCGCAGTCGACGCGCGGCTGGACGTCGAGGACGGGGATACGACCGATCATCTGGAAATCACCTGGGGGCGTAGAGGGCGGACGCATTGCGGCATCAGGGGACATTTCCCCGGTGTTGGGCGGTTTTGTCCTTTGTATCTGCTTCGCGCGTGACTGGCTGGTGTCGAGCATGGGCGCTCCCCTGCGCGTTCACTCGGGTGGGGGTGGCGCATCGCTGCGCCAGGGACGCTTATGCCTTGGGAAAGGCTTTCCTGCCTTCGCCCGACCACACCGGTCAGCTTCGGACGTACGGCGGGCGTCGTCACGTCTGTGGCTCATGAGGGGGGAGTGGTCCGGCGGTACGGCGGTCCGGTGCCGGGTCGCGCGGGCGGGGCGGCGCCGCGGAGCGGGCGCGGCACCAGTTTTCCGCCGCCGGCGGTCGCGCGCGTTGCGGGAGCGTTGCGTGTGACGCACATCTGTGCGGTGGGGGGCGCGCCGGGCGGGTGCCGGGCGTGCGCGGGGCGTCGTCGGAGCCCGGCGGCGCAGTGCGCCGGGGTGCGGCGCACGAGGGGGTCACGGGAGCGCGACCCGCGCGCCGCGGTGGACAAGCCGTCGCAATGATCTTGTCAACTACCTGAAACAGGTGGGGAGTTGCTCGTCAGCTGTGACGATGTATCAGCTCCATCTCGGGGTCTACGCGCGCTTCCCAGGCATCGGTACCGGCAGTAGGGTGCCGTTCCACCGGAACGCCCCCGACCACCGCGACCCCATGAGGTGGACCCATGCGCTCAGCAAGATCCAAGGCGGCGAGGATGTTCGCGTCGGCCCTGGCGATCGGCCTGTTCGCGACCGCGTGCGCAAGCGAGCGCGACGACGGCGACGACGCGTCGGACGGCGGTGGCGGCGACACCTTCGTCTTCGGCGCGGCCGGCGACCCGGCCTCCCTCGACCCCGCCCTCGCCAGCGACGGCGAGACGTTCCGCATCACCCGCCAGGCGTTCGAGGCCCTGCTGAAGCACGAACCCGGCGGCACCGAGCTGGTCGGCGGCCTCGCCGAGCACTGGGAGAGCAACCCCGAGGGCACCGAGTGGACGTTCCACCTGCGGGACGGCGTGACCTTCCACGACGGCGAACGGCTCACCGGCGAGGTCGTCTGCCAGAACTACGAGCGCTGGTACCACTGGGCCGGCACCTACCAGAACCCGACGCTCTCCTACTACTGGCGCACCATCTTCGGCGGCTTCGCCGAGAACGAGAGCGAGGACACCCCCGAGTCGTCCTACGTCGGCTGCACGGCCCCCGACGAGCTGACCGCCACCATCGAGGTGGCCGCGCCCTCCGCCAACTTCCCCGGCGCCTTCTCCCTCCAGGCGTTCTCGATCCAGTCGCCCGCCGCCCTGGAGGCGTTCGAGGCCGACGACCCGAGCGGTGAGGGCGAGAACATCACCTTCCCCGACTACAGCCAGGAGGCCGGGACCGTCGCCGGCACCGGCCCGTTCCGCGTCGCCGAGTGGGACCGGACCAACGGCGAGGTGACCCTGGAGCGGTTCGACGACTACTGGGGCGAGAAGGCCGGCGTCGAGAAGCTGGTGTTCCGCACCATCCCGGAGGAGGACGCCCGCCGCCAGGCGCTCCAGGCGGGCGACATCGACGGCTACGACCTCGTCGCCCCCGCCGACGTGCAGACACTCGCCGACGACGGCTTCCAGGTCCCGATCCGCGACGTCTTCAACATCCTCTACCTCGGCATCACCCAGGAGCACGATCCTGCGCTCCAGGACCCCGACGTCCGCCACGCCATCGCGCACGCCGTCGACCGCGAGAACATCGTCAACACCCAGCTCCCCGAGGGCGGTGTCGTCGCGACGCAGTTCATCCCGGACACGGTGGACGGCTACTCCGAGGACGTCACCACGTACGCGCACGACCCCGACCTCGCCCGTGAGCTGCTGGCCGACGCCGGTGCCGATGACCTCACCCTCGACTTCTGCTACCCGACCGAGGTCACCCGCCCGTACATGCCCGCCCCCGCCGACATCTTCGAACTGCTGAAGGCGGACCTGGAGGCGGCCGGCATCACGGTCAACCCCGTCCCCCTCAAGTGGAACCCGGACTACCAGGAGACCACGCGCTCCGGCGGGTGCAGCGTCTACCTCCTCGGCTGGACCGGCGACTTCAACGACGCCTACAACTTCCTCGGCACCTGGTTCGCCGCCTACAGCGAGGAGTGGGGCTTCGAGAACGAGGAGCTGTTCACCATGATGGCCGAGGCGTCCTCCGAGCCCGACGTGGCGACCCGCACCCAGCTCTACCAGGAACTCAACGCCTACATCATGGACTTCCTGCCCGGCGTCCCGATCTCGTCGTCGCCGCCGTCCATCGCGTTCTCGCCCGACGTCAACCCGCCGACCGTCTCCCCGCTCACCCAGGAGAACTTCGCGGAGGTCACCTTCAAGTAGGCGCCCGCCCGTCGGCGGCCCGCCCGGCCACGGCACACCCGTGGCCGGGCGGCCCGGCCGCGCACCGGCACGCCCCGGCACCGACCGACGACGAAAGGCCGACCCCAGGTGCTCCGACTGATCGTCCGCCGACTCCTGCAGCTCGTCCCGACGCTGCTCGGCCTGTCGGTCCTCCTCTTCGCCTGGCTGCACCAGCTGCCCGGCGGCCCCGCGTCCGCGCTCCTCGGCGAACGCGCCACCGAGACCGACCGCCGCGCCATCGAGGAGTCCCTCGGCCTCGACGACCCCGTGTGGGTCCAGTACGGCCGCTGGATGGAGCGCCTGCTCCGGCTCGACCTCGGCGAGTCCGTCCGCACGGGCCGCCCGGTGTGGGAGGAGTTCACCCAGCGGTTCCCCGCCACCGTCGAACTCGCCTTCACCGCCCTGCTCGTCGCCGTCGTGATCGGCATACCCCTCGGCTACTTCGCCGCCCGCCGGCGCGGCGGCTGGCTGGATGTCGCCGCCGTCTCCGGCTCCCTCGTCGGCATCTGCATCCCTGTCTTCTTCCTCGGCTTCATCCTCCGCGCCGTCTTCGCCGTCAACCTCGGCTGGCTGCCCAGCTTCGGCCGCCAGTCCACCGGCATCGACGCGACCGAGGTCACCGGCTTCTACGTCCTGGACGGCCTGCTGACCGGCGAGTGGGACGCCTCCTGGGACGCCGTCGAACACCTGATACTCCCCGGCCTCGCGCTCGCGTCGATCCCGCTGGCCGTCGTCGTCCGCATCACGCGCGCCAGCGTCCTCGACGTCCTCGGCGAGGACTACGTCCGCACCGCCGAGTCGAAGGGCCTGCGCCGCCGCGTCGTCCGCACCCGGCACGTCCTGCGCAACGCCCTGCTGCCGGTCGTCACCACGATCGGCCTGCTCACCGGCAGCCTCCTGTCCGGTGCGGTGCTCACCGAGTCGGTGTTCGCGTTCGGCGGCATCGGCTCGTTCATCCGCGACGCCATCGACAACCGCGACTATCCGGTGCTGATGGGCTTCATCCTCTTCATCGCCCTGCTCTACGTCGCCATCAACCTGCTGGTCGACCTCGCCTACGGCCTCATCGACCCGAGAGTGCGGGTGAACTGATGACCACGAGGACCGCGAAACTCGACCGGCTCGCCGAGCTGGCCGCCGCGGAGCAGCCGGCCGGCGGCGGCAGTCTGTGGCAGGAGGCGTGGCGGCGGCTGCGCGTCAGCAGGATGGCGTGGATCGGCGGCGGCGTCATGGCGCTGTTCGTCGTGATCGCCGTCGTCGGGCCGTGGCTCGCGCCGCACGACCCGACCGCCCAGACATGGCGCGACGAGGTGTTCGTCAACCGGGGCGAGTTCGTCGGCCCGCGCTCGGGGAACTGGCTCGGACTCGACCACCTGGGCCGCGACCTGTTCTCCCGGCTGCTCGTCGGCGCGCGGCAGACGCTGCTGGTCGGCGTCGTCTCCACGATCCTCGGGTTCGCCGTCGGCGCCCTGGTCGGCGGGGTGTCGGGCGCGGCCCTCGCGTTCGGCGGCGCCGCGGGACGGCGCCTCGACACGGTGCTGATGCGGCTCATCGACATCATGCTGGCGATGCCGTCGCTGCTGCTCGCGGTCAGCGTCGCGGCGATCCTCGGACAGAGCCTGACGACCGTCATGATCGCCGTCGGCGTCGTCCAGATCCCGACGTTCGCCCGGCTCCTGCGCGGCTCGATGCTCGCCCAGGCGGGCGCCGACTACGTCCTCGCGGCGCGCGCCCTCGGCGTACGGCGGCGCCGCGTCGTCCTCGCGCACGTCCTGCCGAACTCCCTCGGCCCGGTCATCGTGCAGACCACCCTCGCGCTGGCCACCGCCATCATCGAGGCCGCGGCCCTGTCCTACCTCGGCCTCGGCAACCCCGACGCGTCCCAGCCCGAGTGGGGCGTCATGCTCTCCCAGGCGCAGCGCTTCTTCGACGCCGCGCCCGCGATGGCCGTCTACCCGGCGCTCGGCATCATCGTCACCGCCCTCGGCTTCACCCTCCTCGGCGAGGCGATGCGCGAGGCCCTCGACCCGAAACTGCGGAGCTGACGCCCATGCCCCTGCTCACCGTGGACGACCTCTCGGTCACGTTCGCCGGCCGGGGCGGTCCCGCGACGGCCGCCGTCTCGGGCGTCTCCTTCAGCATCGGTCCCGGCGAGGTCGTCGGCCTGGTCGGCGAGTCCGGCTGCGGCAAGAGCGTCACGTCGCTCGCCCTCATGGGCCTGCTGCCGAAACGCGGCGTCACGGTCGGCGGCACCGCGTACTACACGGGCGGCGCGGCACCCGGCGAGCAGGGCGTCGACCTGCTGGCACTGCGGCCGTCCGCCCTGCGCGACCTGCGCGGCAGCCGGCTCGCGATGATCTTCCAGGACCCGCTGTCGTCCCTCAACCCGGTCGTCCCCATCGGCGTGCAGGTCACCGAGATCCTCACCCGCCACCGCGGGCTGCGCGGCGGGGCCGCCCGTGCCGAGGCCGCACGGCTGCTGGACCGCGTCGGCATCCCCGACCCGACGCGCCGCCTCAAGGAGTACCCGCACCAGCTCTCCGGCGGCATGCGGCAGCGCGCCCTGATCGCCATGGCCGTCGCCTGCGCGCCGCGCCTGCTGATCGCCGACGAGCCGACGACCGCCCTCGACGTCACCATCCAGGCGCAGATCCTCGAACTCCTCCGCGAACTCGTCGACGACCAGGGCACCGCGCTCCTCATGATCACGCACGACCTCGGCATCGTCGCCGGGCTGTGCGACCGGGTGAACGTCCTGTACGCCGGCAAGGCCGTCGAGTCCGCCGACCGCCGCCGCCTCTTCGCCGACCCGGCGCACCCCTACACCCACGGCCTGCTGGACTCCATCCCCCGGCTCGACGCCCCCCGCGGCGACCCCCTGCGCCCGATCCGGGGATCGGTCAACGACCGCGTGGCCTGGCGCGACGGCTGCGCGTTCGCCCCGCGCTGCGACTTCGCCGCCGACGACTGCCTGGACGGCACGCCCCCGCTGACCGAACGTCCCCGCGCCGGCGCGGGCGCCCCGGCCGGCGGCCACCACGTCCGGTGCGTCCATCCGGTGCGCAACTCCGCCGACGCCACGGAGGACTCCCGATGAGCCTGCTCGAACTCGACGACGTCAAGGTCCACTTCCCCGTGCGGCGCGGCGCGTTCTTCGACCGCACCGTCGGCCACGTCCGCGCCGTCGACGGCGTCTCCCTCGGCGTCGAGGCGGGCCGCACCTACGGCCTGGTCGGCGAGTCGGGCTGCGGCAAGACGACGCTCGGCCGCGCCGTCCTGCGGCTGACCGACATCACGTCGGGCCGCGTCGTCTTCGACGGCACCGACCTCGCCGCCCTGCCCGCCGAGGAGATGCGCCGCACGCGCCGCCGCCTCCAGATGGTCTTCCAGGACCCGCTCGGCAGCCTCGACCCGCGCCAGAACATCGAATCGCTCCTGGCCGAGGGCATGGCGGCCCACGGCATCGGCACCGACCGGGCCGGACGCCGCGCCCGCAGCGCCGAGATCCTGGACCGCGTGGGCCTGCCCGCGGGCGCCCTGTCGCGCTACCCCCACGAGTTCTCCGGCGGCCAGCGGCAGCGCATCGGCATCGCGCGCGCCCTCGTCCTCGAACCCGACCTCATCATCTGCGACGAGCCGGTCTCCGCCCTCGACGTCTCCATCCAGGCGCAGGTCCTGAACCTCCTGGAGGACCTCCAGCGCTCCCTGAACCTCACCTACCTCGTCATCGCCCACGACCTCGCCGTCGTCCGCCACATCTCCGACCGCGTCGGCGTCATGTACCTGGGCACGCTCGTGGAGGAGGCGCCGAGCGACACGCTGTACGCCGCGCCGCGCCACCCGTACACCCGCGCCCTCATGTCCGCCGTGCCCGTGCCCGACCCGGACCTGGAGGACGCCAGGGAACGCATCCTTCTGCGCGGCGACCTCCCCTCACCGGCCGATCCGCCCGCCGGCTGCCGCTTCCACACCCGCTGCCCGTGGCGGCAGCCCGAGCGCTGCGCCACCGAACGCCCCGCGCTGACCGAGACGGCCCCCGGCCACCGGGTGGCCTGCCACTTCGCCGACGAGATCGCCGCCGGCACCGTCCGGCCCGTGCGCGACCTCGCCCCCCGTCTCCTCGGCGGCGACGCCCCGGCGGACGGGGAAGCGGCCCCCTGACCGCGCGCCGGCGGTGGTCCCGCTGAGTGGTTTACCGCCCGATTCCAGCCCATTCGGCCCGGAACGCCCGCACACCCACCCCGCCCCCGCTACGGTCGGGGACCGTGAAGGCCATTCGTCGCTTCTCCGTTCGCCCCGTCCTGCCCGAACCCCTGCGACCCCTCCAGGAACTGGCGCTGAACCTCCGCTGGTCCTGGCACCCCGAGACCCGTGAGCTGCTGCGCGCCGTCGATCCCGACGCCTGGCAGAGCGCCGGCGAGGACCCCGTACGGCTCCTCGGCACCGTCACCGCCGACCGGCTGGCGGCCCTCGCCGCGGACCGCGGCTTCCTGCGCCGCCTCGGCGTGGCCGTCGGCGACCTGCGCGACTACCTCACCGAACCCCGCTGGTACCAGCGGGCCGACTCCCGCGCCGGCGGCGACCTGCCGCGCGCCATCGCCTACTTCTCACCCGAGTTCGGCATCACGGCCGCCCTCCCGCAGTACTCCGGCGGCCTCGGCATCCTCGCCGGCGACCACCTCAAGGCCGCCAGCGACCTCGGCGCGCCCGTCATCGGCGTCGGCCTCCTCTACCGCCACGGCTACTTCCGCCAGAGTCTTTCCCCCGACGGCTGGCAGCAGGAGCACTACCCCGTCATCGACCCCCACGAACTGCCGCTCACCCCCCTCACCGAGGCCGACGGCAGCCCCGCCGCCGTCACCCTGGCCCTCCCCGCCGGCCGCACCCTCACCGCGCGGATCTGGCAGGTCCGCGTCGGCCGCGTCCCCCTGCTCCTCCTCGACTCCGCCGTAGCCGAGAACGCGCCCGCCGAACGCGACGTGACCGACCGCCTCTACGGCGGCGGCAGCGAGCACCGGCTGCTCCAGGAGATGCTGCTCGGCATCGGCGGCATGCGCGCGGTGCGGGCGTTCAGCCGGATCACCGGCCACGCGGCGCCCGAGGTGTTCCACATGAACGAGGGCCACGCGGGCTTCCTCGGCTTCGAGCGGATCCGCGAGCTGGGCGAGGCCGGCGTCGCGTTCCCCGCCGCCCTGCGCGCCGTCCGCGCCGGCACCGTCTTCACCACCCACACGCCCGTTCCCGCTGGCATCGACCGGTTCGACGAGGAACTGGTCGCCCGCCACTTCGGCGACGGCGCCGAACTCGCCGGGCTCGACACCGCCGAGCTACTCGCCCTCGGCCGCGAACCCGCCTCGCTCACCCGCGAGGGCGAGACACCGCAGTTCAACATGGCCGTCCTCGGCCTGCGCACCGCGCAGCGCGCCAACGGCGTCTCCGCCCTCCACGGCACGGTCAGCCGCGGCATGTTCGCCGGCCTGTGGCCCGGCTTCGACGCCGAGGAGGCCCCCATCGGGTCCGTCACCAACGGCGTGCACGCGCCCACCTGGACGGCGGACGCCGCGCAGCGTGCCCAGGAGACCACCCGCACCGACGCCGAACTGTGGGAACTCCGCCGCACCCTGCGCGAACAGCTCGTCCACGACGTACGCGCCCGCCTGCGCGCCTCCTGGCGCCAGCGCGGCGCCGGGCAGGCCGAACTCGGCTGGATCGACGACGTCCTCGACCCGGACGTCCTCACGATCGGCTTCGCCCGCCGCGTCCCGTCCTACAAGCGCCTCACCCTCATGCTGCAGGACCCGCGGCGCCTCACCTCGCTCCTCCTCCACCCCACCCGCCCCGTGCAGATCGTCGTCGCCGGCAAGGCACACCCCGCCGACGAGGGCGGCAAGCGCCTCATCCAGGAACTGGTCCGCTTCGCCGACGACCCCGCGATCCGCCACCGCATCGTCTTCCTGCCCGACTACGGCATGGCGATGGCGCGCGCCCTGTACGCCGGCT
Proteins encoded:
- a CDS encoding alpha-1,4-glucan--maltose-1-phosphate maltosyltransferase — encoded protein: MIGRIPVLDVQPRVDCGRRPAKAVPGETFQVSATVFREGSEAVGANVVLRDPKGRLGPWTPMRELAPGTDRWGADITPDSEGRWTYAVEAWGDPVTGWRGTARIKVEAGVDVELTLREGAELHRRAAAGVPKSEGRASVEEAARALADTTLAPADRLAAASAPAVVAVLDRFPLRELVTSSRPLPLTVERERALYGSWYEMFPRSEGARVRRGRPPIPGTLRTAAERLPAIARMGFDVVYLPPIHPIGTSFRKGPGGSLTAGTDDVGSPWAIGSADGGHDAVHPDLGTLEDFDHFVATASALGIEVALDFALQCSPDHPWVKTHPEWFRRRADGTIAYAENPPKKYQDIYPISFEQDFAGLVRETLRLLRHWMAHGVRIFRVDNPHTKPVAFWEKVIAEINRTDPDVIFLAEAFTRPAMMHTLARIGFQQSYTYFTWRNSRHELTEYLTELSGDAAAYMRPNFFVNTPDILHAYLQNGGRTAFEVRAVLAATLSPSWGVYAGYELCENTPAAHGSEEYAHSEKFELRPRDWARADEEGRSITPLITVLNELRRRHPALRQLRDLHFHYSNNEHILAYSKRSRTPHADCVLTVVNLDPHHTHEATISLDMAQLQGCGLTPAQEGGAEPFPVCDELTGATYYWGRDNYVRLEPGRSGAYASSAHILALRPSSQTGGSPTP
- the glgP gene encoding alpha-glucan family phosphorylase, translated to MKAIRRFSVRPVLPEPLRPLQELALNLRWSWHPETRELLRAVDPDAWQSAGEDPVRLLGTVTADRLAALAADRGFLRRLGVAVGDLRDYLTEPRWYQRADSRAGGDLPRAIAYFSPEFGITAALPQYSGGLGILAGDHLKAASDLGAPVIGVGLLYRHGYFRQSLSPDGWQQEHYPVIDPHELPLTPLTEADGSPAAVTLALPAGRTLTARIWQVRVGRVPLLLLDSAVAENAPAERDVTDRLYGGGSEHRLLQEMLLGIGGMRAVRAFSRITGHAAPEVFHMNEGHAGFLGFERIRELGEAGVAFPAALRAVRAGTVFTTHTPVPAGIDRFDEELVARHFGDGAELAGLDTAELLALGREPASLTREGETPQFNMAVLGLRTAQRANGVSALHGTVSRGMFAGLWPGFDAEEAPIGSVTNGVHAPTWTADAAQRAQETTRTDAELWELRRTLREQLVHDVRARLRASWRQRGAGQAELGWIDDVLDPDVLTIGFARRVPSYKRLTLMLQDPRRLTSLLLHPTRPVQIVVAGKAHPADEGGKRLIQELVRFADDPAIRHRIVFLPDYGMAMARALYAGCDVWLNNPLRPLEACGTSGMKAALNGCLNLSVRDGWWDEWFDPDFGWEIPTADGLAAAEPERRDAIEAAALYTLLEEQVAPRFYDRTGGRSGLPDRWLEMVRATLERLAPRVLAERMLREYITGYYAPASVAHRALTPEAAADLAAFADRVAGQWPGVAVDHVETGGEATTLGASVPLRVRVTLGDLGPSDVEVQAVVGRVGGDDTLTDPVPVPLKPEGGPDLSGRWTYTGDITLHRAGPFGCTVRVLPTHPLLAARAELGLVALPPAERAEHPDRADTRTVTLR
- a CDS encoding oligopeptide/dipeptide ABC transporter ATP-binding protein; this translates as MSLLELDDVKVHFPVRRGAFFDRTVGHVRAVDGVSLGVEAGRTYGLVGESGCGKTTLGRAVLRLTDITSGRVVFDGTDLAALPAEEMRRTRRRLQMVFQDPLGSLDPRQNIESLLAEGMAAHGIGTDRAGRRARSAEILDRVGLPAGALSRYPHEFSGGQRQRIGIARALVLEPDLIICDEPVSALDVSIQAQVLNLLEDLQRSLNLTYLVIAHDLAVVRHISDRVGVMYLGTLVEEAPSDTLYAAPRHPYTRALMSAVPVPDPDLEDARERILLRGDLPSPADPPAGCRFHTRCPWRQPERCATERPALTETAPGHRVACHFADEIAAGTVRPVRDLAPRLLGGDAPADGEAAP
- a CDS encoding ABC transporter ATP-binding protein, yielding MPLLTVDDLSVTFAGRGGPATAAVSGVSFSIGPGEVVGLVGESGCGKSVTSLALMGLLPKRGVTVGGTAYYTGGAAPGEQGVDLLALRPSALRDLRGSRLAMIFQDPLSSLNPVVPIGVQVTEILTRHRGLRGGAARAEAARLLDRVGIPDPTRRLKEYPHQLSGGMRQRALIAMAVACAPRLLIADEPTTALDVTIQAQILELLRELVDDQGTALLMITHDLGIVAGLCDRVNVLYAGKAVESADRRRLFADPAHPYTHGLLDSIPRLDAPRGDPLRPIRGSVNDRVAWRDGCAFAPRCDFAADDCLDGTPPLTERPRAGAGAPAGGHHVRCVHPVRNSADATEDSR
- a CDS encoding ABC transporter permease: MLRLIVRRLLQLVPTLLGLSVLLFAWLHQLPGGPASALLGERATETDRRAIEESLGLDDPVWVQYGRWMERLLRLDLGESVRTGRPVWEEFTQRFPATVELAFTALLVAVVIGIPLGYFAARRRGGWLDVAAVSGSLVGICIPVFFLGFILRAVFAVNLGWLPSFGRQSTGIDATEVTGFYVLDGLLTGEWDASWDAVEHLILPGLALASIPLAVVVRITRASVLDVLGEDYVRTAESKGLRRRVVRTRHVLRNALLPVVTTIGLLTGSLLSGAVLTESVFAFGGIGSFIRDAIDNRDYPVLMGFILFIALLYVAINLLVDLAYGLIDPRVRVN
- a CDS encoding ABC transporter substrate-binding protein; the encoded protein is MRSARSKAARMFASALAIGLFATACASERDDGDDASDGGGGDTFVFGAAGDPASLDPALASDGETFRITRQAFEALLKHEPGGTELVGGLAEHWESNPEGTEWTFHLRDGVTFHDGERLTGEVVCQNYERWYHWAGTYQNPTLSYYWRTIFGGFAENESEDTPESSYVGCTAPDELTATIEVAAPSANFPGAFSLQAFSIQSPAALEAFEADDPSGEGENITFPDYSQEAGTVAGTGPFRVAEWDRTNGEVTLERFDDYWGEKAGVEKLVFRTIPEEDARRQALQAGDIDGYDLVAPADVQTLADDGFQVPIRDVFNILYLGITQEHDPALQDPDVRHAIAHAVDRENIVNTQLPEGGVVATQFIPDTVDGYSEDVTTYAHDPDLARELLADAGADDLTLDFCYPTEVTRPYMPAPADIFELLKADLEAAGITVNPVPLKWNPDYQETTRSGGCSVYLLGWTGDFNDAYNFLGTWFAAYSEEWGFENEELFTMMAEASSEPDVATRTQLYQELNAYIMDFLPGVPISSSPPSIAFSPDVNPPTVSPLTQENFAEVTFK
- a CDS encoding ABC transporter permease produces the protein MTTRTAKLDRLAELAAAEQPAGGGSLWQEAWRRLRVSRMAWIGGGVMALFVVIAVVGPWLAPHDPTAQTWRDEVFVNRGEFVGPRSGNWLGLDHLGRDLFSRLLVGARQTLLVGVVSTILGFAVGALVGGVSGAALAFGGAAGRRLDTVLMRLIDIMLAMPSLLLAVSVAAILGQSLTTVMIAVGVVQIPTFARLLRGSMLAQAGADYVLAARALGVRRRRVVLAHVLPNSLGPVIVQTTLALATAIIEAAALSYLGLGNPDASQPEWGVMLSQAQRFFDAAPAMAVYPALGIIVTALGFTLLGEAMREALDPKLRS